A window of Enoplosus armatus isolate fEnoArm2 chromosome 3, fEnoArm2.hap1, whole genome shotgun sequence contains these coding sequences:
- the camk2n1 gene encoding calcium/calmodulin-dependent protein kinase II inhibitor 2-like, whose translation MSEVLPFNEEKMSHYGNEGDEGHLSFTCRLQDTNNFFNGSQNKRPPKLGQIGRSKRVVIEDENGDDEALKNGTEKTPAEA comes from the exons ATGTCGGAAGTGCTACCTTTCAACGAAGAAAAAATGAGTCATTATGGAAATGAGGGCGACGAGGGACACCTTTCCTTCACCTGTCGTCTTCAAGACACCAACAACTTCTTCAATGGCTCACAGAATAAACGTCCGCCGAAACTCGGACAAATAGGCAGGAGCAAACGGG TTGTGATTGAGGATGAGAATGGCGACGACGAAGCACTGAAAAATGGAACAGAGAAGACCCCGGCAGAGGCTTAG
- the LOC139283221 gene encoding LOW QUALITY PROTEIN: trypsin (The sequence of the model RefSeq protein was modified relative to this genomic sequence to represent the inferred CDS: inserted 1 base in 1 codon): MMSLLMCLCCVLLDLMTVHSHVLMQGRIVGGHIAAPNSIKYIVSLQSTRGQHFCGGSLVHRYWVLTAAHCNIGAEHMMIVAGDYIVNTFEGTEQYAKPHRLVTHPLYNQSTNNADIMLIKLRAPMVLNKFVSLAPLPRQGTGVVEGLVCRVSGWGYNNLGGDQAPFTLRTVTVPIVSTARCNSXESFNGNITANMICAGYRTGGKDACKGDSGGPLVCGGRVYGVVSWGNGCGNAKFPGVYTAVSKFRRWIDQTIYRSYLRCTKY; this comes from the exons ATGATGAGCCTGctcatgtgtttatgttgtgtgcTATTGGACCTCATGACAGTCCACA GCCATGTGCTCATGCAGGGCCGTATAGTAGGTGGTCACATCGCTGCACCCAACTCCATCAAATACATTGTGTCACTGCAGAGCACCAGGGGCCAACACTTCTGCGGTGGATCATTGGTTCACAGGTACTGGGTGCTGACTGCAGCGCACTGTAACATTGG GGCAGAGCACATGATGATAGTGGCGGGCGACTACATCGTAAATACCTTTGAGGGCACTGAGCAGTACGCTAAACCCCACAGGCTGGTCACCCATCCCCTCTACAACCAGAGCACCAACAACGCTGACATCATGCTCATTAAG TTGCGAGCCCCCATGGTGCTGAACAAATTCGTGTCGCTGGCACCTCTGCCCAGGCAGGGGACCGGGGTGGTCGAAGGCTTGGTGTGTCGGGTGTCTGGGTGGGGCTACAACAATCTGGGTGGAGACCAGGCCCCCTTCACCCTGAGGACGGTCACAGTGCCCATTGTTTCAACTGCAAGGTGCAACA GCGAGTCCTTTAACGGAAACATCACAGCAAACATGATCTGTGCTGGCTACAGGACTGGAGGAAAAGATGCATGCAAG GGAGACTCTGGGGGGCCTCTGGTGTGTGGGGGGCGTGTCTATGGCGTGGTTTCTTGGGGAAACGGCTGCGGCAATGCTAAGTTTCCGGGAGTCTACACGGCCGTGTCCAAATTCCGCCGATGGATTGACCAAACCATCTACCGGTCATACCTACGCTGCACCAAATACTGA
- the LOC139282269 gene encoding serine protease 1-like, protein MNLAPSCHLSLLLLLFVNLTGVYGKRIIGGAQVYPYSIKYQASLLFMDYHFCGGTLIHPQWVASAAHCWRPGHMIQVVLGEHRMFEVEGFEQKFNVSLVVRHYRYKHWTFDNDIMLLKLNRPAIINAMVEPASLPDPDSPPLADLARCTVSGWGVTWLNSYSLSPVLRSVDVDIFSNCWYYYYFRITKNMICAGSLFGGKDSCQGDSGGPLVCNGKFEGIVSWGIGCAYSYYPGVYTKVRNYLGWINWVIQNH, encoded by the exons ATGAACCTGGCTCCATCATGTCACCTCTCACTGCTCCTTCTGCTTTTTGTAAACCTAACAG GTGTGTACGGGAAGAGAATCATCGGGGGTGCACAGGTATACCCCTACTCCATCAAGTATCAAGCCTCCCTCCTGTTCATGGACTACCACTTCTGTGGAGGCACCCTCATCCACCCGCAGTGGGTGGCGTCTGCTGCCCACTGTTGGAGACC GGGTCACATGATCCAAGTGGTCCTGGGTGAGCACCGCATGTTCGAGGTGGAGGGCTTTGAGCAGAAGTTCAATGTCTCCTTAGTCGTCCGTCACTACCGGTACAAACACTGGACGTTTGACAACGATATCATGCTGCTTAAG TTGAACCGTCCAGCTATCATCAACGCCATGGTCGAGCCGGCCTCTTTGCCAGACCCGGACTCGCCCCCCTTGGCCGACCTTGCCCGGTGCACGGTCAGCGGCTGGGGTGTGACCTGGCTCAACAGCTACAGCCTGTCACCTGTACTGAGGTCTGTGGATGTGGACATCTTTTCCAACTGctggtactactactacttcagGATCACAAAGAACATGATCTGTGCCGGCTCTCTCTTTGGTGGGAAAGACTCCTGTCAG GGTGATTCAGGAGGACCTCTTGTTTGTAACGGTAAATTTGAGGGCATTGTATCTTGGGGCATCGGCTGCGCCTATTCTTACTACCCTGGCGTCTACACCAAGGTCAGAAACTACCTCGGATGGATCAACTGGGTCATCCAGAACCACTAA
- the cdab gene encoding cytidine deaminase b gives MDQVKFRGEVKHIKDHGARHLSQEAEEKLIHQSQEAKKQAYCPYSKFRVGAALLTTDNRVFTGCNVENACYNLGVCAERNAISKAVSEGYRRFRAIAIASDLTDQFISPCGGCRQFMREFGSNLDVYLSKPDGSYQKMTVDELLPVSFGPEDLSMKKVFDIPNEY, from the exons ATGGACCAAGTCAAGTTCAGAGGGGAGGTGAAGCACATCAAGGACCACGGGGCCAGACACTTGTCccaggaggcagaggagaagctGATCCACCAGTCTCAGGAGGCGAAGAAGCAAGCCTACTGTCCGTACAGTAAATTCAGAGTGGGAGCTGCTCTCCTGACTACCGACAACCGTGTGTTTACAG GCTGCAATGTGGAAAATGCATGTTACAacctgggtgtgtgtgctgaaagGAATGCTATCTCTAAGGCAGTGTCAGAAGGCTACAGGAGGTTCAGGGCCATTGCAATTGCCAG TGATCTGACTGACCAGTTCATCTCCCCGTGTGGCGGCTGCAGGCAGTTCATGAGAGAG TTTGGGTCAAACTTGGATGTGTACCTGTCAAAGCCTGACGGCTCGTACCAGAAGATGACTGTGGACGAGCTGCTGCCAGTCTCCTTTGGCCCTGAAGACCTGTCCATGAAGAAAGTGTTTGACATTCCTAATGAGTACTGA
- the dnajc16l gene encoding dnaJ homolog subfamily C member 16, translating into MTARRTSRHPRTCPVLLAIFLLILGVQLVKTASEYDPYKILGVGRSASQAEIKKAYKNLAKEWHPDKNKDPKAEDMFIKVSKSYEILSNEERRSNFDRYGQMDENQPFGQSQHPGFRSFHNSFYFDESFFHFPRSRDFADSKYLLHHAQFNSDVLPDSHKRPYLIKVTSEWCFACIHIEPVWKETVQELEPLGVGIGIVDLGYERRLANQLGAHRAPSIIGLVNGRVTFFHQAVVREHLRQFIEDLLPQRLVEKITDNNYMAFLDSWRAENKPSVLLFDQIPIVPFLYKLTAFAFRDYVRFGFVDQGDTHNTRLLRQFNINTYAPTMLLFKEDAEKPVDIIQARGMKRQIMDEFVSNNKFLQVPRLVNQQLFDELCPVKQFHRRRKYCVLLITGEEQAFLPGNKAFLDFASANRKDVLRFAYVYQRQQQPLCQVLLPNQAALSPQVVILERRSQAGKVLYRSVSGGWNGSEEDKYRLHEQLELLQKDPTYLSSDATLPELNNEMAPMFIIQWMNAAYDYILQIYDDLLYSNWREMMPILSLIFSALFILFGTVIIQAFSEPGESKPRKPKPKEQPQTEDDASSRASTSSRPPKKDFVEVTELTDITYTSNLVKLRPGHINVVLVLTNASKTALLRKFAKEVFSFSGTQTLHFSFLNADKHRHWMPSLLRSTSHAMRSEGHSDEDEESSDYNGHVLALNGYKKYFCLFRPVFTGDDPNDSSSETSSDSRRKSRSRSRSSSHSRSRSHSREDGAVPKRGSSRATSIEVHHKLDRLGLWMERLMEGTLLRLQVPAWPSLDETTNNSFTES; encoded by the exons ATGACGGCTAGGAGGACCAGCCGACATCCTCGGACATGTCCAGTTTTGCTCGCCATCTTTCTGCTAATTTTGGGTGTGCAGTTGGTGAAAACAGCTTCTGAATATGACCCCTACAAAATCCTGGGTGTCGGCAGGAGCGCGAGTCAAGCAGAAATCAAAAAGGCATACAAGAATCTTGCCAAGGAATG GCATCCAGACAAGAACAAGGACCCTAAAGCTGAGGACATGTTCATCAAGGTTTCTAAGTCATACGAG ATTCTGTCTAATGAGGAGCGAAGGTCCAACTTTGACCGCTATGGGCAAATGGATGAAAACCAGCCCTTCGGCCAGTCGCAGCATCCCGGTTTCCGCAGCTTCCACAACAGCTTCTACTTTGATGAgtcttttttccatttccccAG GTCCAGGGACTTTGCAGACAGCAAGTACCTGCTTCACCATGCGCAGTTTAACAGCGACGTCCTTCCAGACAGCCACAAGAGGCCGTACCTAATCAAAGTGACCTCTGAGTGGTGCTTTGCATGCATCCACATTGAGCCTGTGTGGAAGGAGACGGTGCAGGAGCTGGAGCCACTGG GTGTTGGCATTGGCATCGTGGACCTGGGTTATGAGCGCCGCCTGGCCAACCAGCTGGGAGCTCACCGCGCTCCCTCCATCATCGGACTGGTGAACGGCAGGGTGACCTTCTTCCATCAGGCTGTGGTACGGGAGCACCTGCGACAGTTCATTGAAGACCTGCTGCCCCAGAGACTGGTGGAAAAG ATCACAGATAACAACTACATGGCTTTTCTGGATAGCTGGCGTGCGGAAAATAAGCCCAGCGTTCTCTTGTTTGACCAAATCCCCATTGTTCCCTTTCTCTACAAA TTAACAGCGTTTGCCTTCAGAGACTATGTGCGCTTCGGCTTCGTGGACCAgggtgacacacacaacactcgGCTGCTGCGGCAGTTCAACATAAACACGTACGCCCCCACCATGCTGCTGTTTAAGGAGGATGCAGAGAAGCCTGTTGACATCATCCAG gcCAGGGGGATGAAGCGGCAGATCATGGATGAGTTTGTCTCCAACAACAAGTTCCTGCAGGTGCCGCGGCTGGTCAACCAGCAGCTTTTCGATGAGCTGTGTCCCGTGAAGCAGTTCCACCGACGGAGGAA GTACTGTGTGCTGTTGATCACAGGGGAGGAGCAAGCTTTTCTCCCAGGAAATAAGGCCTTCTTGGACTTTGCATCAGCTAACAGAAAAGATGTGCTGCGGTTTGCGTACGTCTACCAGCgtcagcagcagcctctctgtcAGGTGCTGCTTCCCAATCAGGCTGCACTCTCACCTCAG GTGGTGATTCTTGAGAGGCGGAGCCAGGCCGGTAAGGTCCTGTATCGCTCTGTGAGTGGTGGCTGGAACGGCAGCGAAGAAGACAAGTACCGCCTCCACGAACAGCTGGAGCTCCTTCAGAAAGACCCCACCTATCTGAGCTCAGACGCCACCCTGCCAGAACTCAACAACGAGATGGCTCCC ATGTTTATTATTCAGTGGATGAATGCTGCCTATGATTACATCCTCCAAATATACGATGACCTTCTCTACTCGAACTG GCGAGAGATGATGCCCATCCTGTCGCTGATCTTCTCAGCTCTGTTCATTCTCTTCGGCACCGTCATCATTCAGGCCTTCAG TGAGCCAGGTGAGAGCAAACCCCGGAAACCAAAGCCAAAGGAGCAACCACAAACTGAGGATGACGCTTCAAGTAGAGCCAGTACCTCAAG CCGTCCTCCTAAGAAGGACTTTGTGGAAGTGACAGAGCTGACGGATATCACGTACACCAGCAACCTGGTCAAGCTGAGGCCCGGCCACATCAATGTCGTGCTGGTGCTCACCAACGCCTCCAAGACTGCCCTGCTCAGGAAATTTGCCAAGGaggttttttctttctctgg GACTCAGACCCTCCACTTCTCCTTCCTCAACGCTGATAAGCACCGCCACTGGATGCCATCACTCCTTCGCTCAACCTCTCATGCTATGCGGAGCGAGGGCCATTCAGACGAGGACGAGGAGTCTTCAGACTACAATGGCCACGTCCTGGCCCTCAATGGTTACAAGAAATACTTTTGCCTCTTTAGACCCGTCTTCACGGGGGACGATCCCAACGACTCCTCATCTGAGACCTCCTCCGACAGCAGGAGAAAGTCTcggtccaggtccaggtccagctCCCACTCTCGGTCAAGGTCCCATTCCAGAGAGGATGGGGCCGTACCCAAGAGAGGCTCCAGTAGGGCCACCAGCATAGAAGTCCACCACAAGCTTGACAGGCTGGGACTGTGGATGGAGAGGCTAATGGAGGGAACCCTACTTAGATTACAGGTCCCTGCATGGCCCTCTCTTGATGAAACCACCAACAACTCCTTCACAGAgagctga